The nucleotide sequence GTTTCAGCGCGCGGTAAAACGCCTTGAAGTAGTCTTGCGCGGTGCCGTGCGCAATCCAGTCGTGAACGTTGCGAAACGTCAAGACCATATCGGCCGAGCCGGCGGGCGCGATTTCGGTTTCAGCCGGCGGCTTGAGCGTGGTCACGATGACGCGGCCATAGACGGCGGGATCGGCCTTGAGCTTGTCCTGGAAAGTCTTGGCGCCCGGTCCGCCTCCCACCGCTTCGTAAAGCTTGCCGTGGTCCTTGAGCAAGGGCGCCAGAATCTCGGTGTACCAGCCGGCGCCGGGCGAGATCTCGACCACGGTCATCGCGGGCTTGATTCCGAAGAAGGTGAGCGTTTCGAGCGGATGGCGATATTTGTCGCGGGCCTTATTTGCCGCGGAACGCTGCGGTCCGGCGATCGCCGCCGAAAGCGCGTCCTCGGCGCCGGTGTCATCGCGGGAGGCTGTCGCCGGCCGCATCGATGAGATCGCAACGATCGATAGAGTAAGCAGGACATACAAGGGGAATCGGATTTGGTGCTTCACTTGCATGGGGGCCTTTTTCTCACTCTCTCAATTGCGAAACGCGTGGCGCTCGAGTTTCCAGGAACAACAATCTTACGCCGCACTCATATACGGGGCGAGGCGCCGGAATCGTGCATCGACGCCGGTGCACGGAGTGCGATAATTTTTTTCTGCGGCGCGCCTACGCGGGCGCGCGCCGCGCGCGGCAAACGTCCGACGCAGATCAGTCGTGGAGGTTCACGAGCGCTTTTTGCGGGTCTTTTTGCGCGACTCCCGGGTCTTGGCCTGCAGTCTGGATTTTTTCCGTTTGCGCCGCCGCTTGATTTCTTTTTGCCGTTCGCTTGCCATCTAACCTCTCTTCGCTTGTTACTTAGTCCAGCGGGACCGTCCGTTCCACCTTTGCGCCGGAGTCGAGATGGATTCCAGCCGAAGTCACGTAGGGCTTGCCCTTGCCGGACCGATTTTCCACATAAGCGTCGTAGTCGCCCGGGTCAAGCTTGAAGCGATGCTCACTTCCGGGATCGCTCTCGGCGACTTTGGTCTGCGTTCCCGCGCGCAAAATTACCACGCGAGTCGAGTTGTCGAACGGAACTTTAGACATCACGGTCTGCACCACCAAGTCCGCCTTCACAACTTCGTCGAGCGTCAGCTTCGCGCCATGCCCGGGCGCGAGCGCCACCGCGTGCCAGTCGTAGCCTTGCGGGGGCGCATCGACGTGGACGTTCACCTGTTGGGGCGCGAACAGATACTTGTCGCCCGTAATAAAGCTGGCGACCTTCGCGTGCGGCGAATCGGTGGTGGTCACGGTCACGCCGAAGCCGGGATCGGCGCCGGTCCTGTCTTTCACGCTGACCTGCAGCACGGCGACATTTTCAATGAGCACGGTGTGAGTGCGGCCGGCCTCGATCTGGACGCCGTCCTTGACGATCTGCCCGCCGACGATCGGCATCACCAGTTTGTATTGGCCCGGCGCCAGCGCGATCGACGAGCCGGGCGTGACCTGGCCGGCCTCCGTCCCGTTGGCCGCGATCAGGTGTGCGGGATTTTTCGCGCCCGCGCCGTCTTCGCCGAGTACGTCGAGCTTCAGGTTCCCGGTTTGGGCCGCGCCCGCAATCGCCGCGGCAATCGAGACGGCGGCGAGCAGGGCGATGGTGGTGGCGAGCAGGCGAATCGGTCTCATACGCGGATCGGTATCTTATGGGGGCGATGCGGCGTGCGCTACCGCGCCCGGCTAGCGCGATTATGTGTTCGCTGTTCGCGCAAACCGTTTTCTCTTATCGTCGCACCGCGACCGAGATGCCGCGGCGTGAAGCGACCCGCCTGATTTGATCAGGGGGTATAGAGCTCACACTCCGTGATCCCGCCGCCCACGATGAACCCGCCTGCGATCAGTACCTTCCCATTGAGCAGCAGCGTTGCAGTGTGCTGTTCGCGGGTCTGAAGCAGGTTGCAGGTGGCCGAGAAGGAATTGGCCACCGGATCATAGAGGTCATTGTTCGGGGTAATAAACCCGCCGGTGGTAAAGCTGGCTGAGATGAGCACCTGACCCATTCGCGGGCCGCTGGTGAACAGCGTCGCGGCATCGTACGCTTTGGCGTTGACCATGTTCGGGCCGGCCGTAAAAGTCGCGGTGGCTGGATCAAAAATCTCGGTGGTATTGCTGACGTTGTCGGTGCTCATGGTAACCCCGCCTGCGACCAGTACCTTTCCGCTGATCAGTAGGGTCGAGGTATGAAGCCTTCGCGGATCGAGCAAACTGCCCGAAGCGGAGAAGGTGTTGCCGACCGGAGTGAAAAGGTCTGTTGGAGCGATGTACGAAAAACCGCTACCAACGCCACCGATCAGCAGCACGTCATTCGCCAAGGGACCCGCCGTAAACAGGATGTCGGTCTGGAGTTGGCGCGGATTCGTCAGGTCGCCGATTGTGCTGAAAGTCCCGGCCACCGGGTCGTACAATTCCGCGGCCGGCACCAGCGTGACCAAGGGTCCGCCGACGCCACCCGCGATCAAGACTCCACTGGTGGTCAAAGTCGCGGTGTGATACGAGCGGGTACTGTTCAGGGGGCCGGTCACGGTCCAGGTTCCGGTCGCTGGGTCGTATAGTTCTGCCGAGGCGATGCTATGGCCGGTGGGGTCGGAGCCGCCCGCGACCAGCACCTTACCGCTCGGCAGCAGCGTCGCTGTATGGGAAACTCTGCCGGTTGTCATGCTCCCGGTTAAGCTGAAGGTACCGGTGACGGGATCGTAGAGTTCCGCGCTGGCCAGCGAGAGGCTGGCGCCCGGGCCATCGCCTCCCGCGATCAAGACTTTGCCCATCAGAGGGCCGCTCGTAAACAGCGTCGCCGTATGGGCATAGCGACCGACATTGAGGGGGCCGGTAACGCTGACGCTGCATGTAGCCGTCGAGGTTGGAGTCGGGGTCGGCGTCCGCGTCGAGGTACTGGTTGGGGTCGAAGTCCGCGTCGTGGTGGCGGTGGGAGTTAGCGTCGCGGTCGGCGTCGGGGTTGCGGACTGTGAACCCGTAGGGGTAGGCGTCGGGGTCTTTTTGTGCCGATGAAAAGACTGCCCGGAGCTACTGCCGTTATCGCAAGCAGAGAGAATAACAGCAAAACATAGTAACGCCGATAACAGTCTTAAGGACCGCAGCATCAAATTCCTCCCAGATTTCGGTTAATCGAATCCAGGAGGATTTTCGATTTGACCGGAATTTCGATTTTGAAGCCTGATGCACACTGTACGAAAGTCAGGCGTAGAGCAAACGTGAAGTTCGAGATCGGGTTTGACCTTGTGACTGAACCCGCGCGCAAATCTCTGTGACTCCTGAATCCGGGTTTCAGGCCGGATTCAGGGATGAACTATTCAGCCTGACCCCGCCCGATTCGACGTGCTATGCGTACGCTATGGTCAACCGCCAGGATCCCCCACACTCGCCGGCCTCGCCCGCAATCGGGCGACACCAGCTTCCTGCGGAAAAATTTTTGACGGAACAAAGCTAGAGCTAGAAGGGGGCCGTCCCAAAACCACTACCTAAGGTATAAATTGCGCTCTCCGGCTCTATTCGATCAGTCAGAATTGCGCCTGTCATCTCTCTTTCCACTTACTATCCGCTCGCGTTACGCTGGCTGAAAGCCAATGAAACTCTCGACCCGACTGCTCGGCACTTCCTACCGCTTCCGCTCGGTTAAGGAATTGCTTGCGCGCGCCAACGAAGCGCGCTCGGGCGACGAACTTGCGGGAATCGCCGCGCGCTCCGAGCGGGAACGAATCGCAGCCAAGGCGGTGCTCGCCGATCTCACGTTGAACGATCTCCGCGAGAACCCGGTCGTCGCCTACGACCGCGACGAAGTGACGCGCGTGATCGACGACGCGCTGGATCGCGACGCATTCGCCGCCGTGCGCAACCAGACCGTCGGCGAGCTGCGCGAATGGCTGCTCGATGACGCGACCACCGGCGACGCGATCCTCGCGACCGGGCGCGCAATCACCGCGGAGATCGCCGCTGCGGTCGCCAAGCTATGCGGCAATCTCGATCTGATCACGATTGCGTCGAAGATTCGCGTCGTCACCAGCGCGCGCACCACGCTTGGCCTCGCGGGCCGGCTCTCGACGCGCCTCCAGCCCAACCATCCGCGCGACGATCTCACCGCAGTCGCCGCCGCCATTTACGAAGGCCTCGCCTACGCGACCGGCGACGCGCTCATCGGCATCAACCCGTGTATCGACGAGCCCGACAACATCCGCCGATTGCTCGAACTCACCGCCGACATCATCGAGCGCACCGGAGCGCCGACGCAAAACTGCGTGCTCGGCCATATCACGACGCAGATGCGCGCGCTCGAGGCCGGCGCTCCGATGGACATCCTGTTCCAGAGCCTGGCGGGAACGGAGAAGGGCAACGCCGGTTTCGGGATTACGGTCAGGATGCTCGACGAAGGCTACGCGATGATCCGCGAGACCGGCAGGATCCGCTCGGCGAACCTGATGTACTTCGAAACGGGGCAGGGCTCCGAGCTGTCCGCCGATGCGCACGAGGGCGCGGACCAGGTCACGCTCGAGGCGCGATGCTACGGGCTTGCGCGCCGCTACGCGCCGCTGCTGGTCAACACAGTGGTGGGCTTCATCGGCCCCGAATATCTGTACGACGCGAAACAAATCACGCGCGCCGGCCTCGAGGATCATCTGATGGGCAAGCTGCTCGGAGTCCCGCACGGAGCCGACGCATGCTACACCAATCACGCTCGCGCCGATCAGAACGATTGCGAAAATCTGGCGGTGCTGCTGGCGTCGGCGGGATGCAACTACTTCATGGCGCTGCCGATGGGCGACGACGTGATGCTCTCTTATCAATCCACCAGCTATCACGATGCGGCGGCGCTGCGCGCAGTGCTCAAGCTGCGTACCGCGCCCGAGTTCGAGCAATGGTGCGAGCGCCGGGGGATTCTCCGCGACGGCTGTCTCACGGCGCGCGCCGGCGACGCGCGGCTGCTGCTGATGGATTCGCCGAGCAAGACCGACGGTGAGGCAGATTTCGACGCGATGCGCAAATCGACGCCCGCGCGGCTTGGGGTTGGACGCGCGGGTCCGCGCTACACGACGGCCGCGATGCTCTCTGTGCGGGCAGATCACGCGCGCGCCGTCGATGCGGTCACGGCGCTGGTCGGGCGAGATTGGCCGCAGCGCAACGGCCTGCTCGAAGTTCACTCGCAAGCGCTCACGCGCGAAGATTATATCCGCTATCCCGAGCGCGGCCGGCGTCTTGGCGCCGTCGATGCTGCTCGCGTCGCGCGACTTGCGCCGCGCGGACGCGGCAAATCGGCGACGCCCAGCGTGCTGCTATGCGTCGGCGACGGACTTTCATCGGCGGCGGTGGAGAAGAACGCGGGGCCGCTGATGCGCGCGCTCAGGCGGCGGCTCTCGTCGCGATACCGGCTCCTGAAGCCGATGTTCATTCGAAATGCGCGGGTCAGAATCGAAGACCATCTGGGCGAAATATTGCGCCCCGACGTGGTCTGCATGATCGTCGGCGAGCGTCCCGGCCTGGCCACCGCCGAGAGCCTGAGCGCGTACGTGATTTATCGGCCCACGCTCAAATCGATCGAGCCCGAGCGCACGGTGATATCGAACATTCATCGCGGCGGGATTCCGATCGCGCAAGCCGGGCGCAAAATCGCGGCGCTGATCGACGACGCGATCCGATTGCGGGCCTCGGGCGCCGCTCTCGCGCAGAAAATTGCGCCGGCAACGTGACTGCCGATACTCTCATCTTTCGCTTTCCGAATACTGGGTGCAGGGGTCACCCCTGCCGCGGCTGGCGCGTGCTCATCCGAAAAACTACGCTGGAAAACTGCCATGTCCGATCGCGAATCAGTGCTTGCCGCCAACCGCGCCTTTTACGACGCCTTCGAAAGTCTCGACGCGGAAAAGATGGAAGCGGTTTGGCTGCGCGACCCGCGAATCATTTGCATCCATCCCGGATGGCGCAAACTTTCGGGATGGGGCCCGATCATGGCGAGCTGGGAGCGCATCCTCGACAACGTATTCGAGATGAAGTTCGAGCTTGGCGAGATTGAAGTGACGATCAGCGGCGATCTGGCGATCGTCGTCGTCGAGGAAAGCCTGACCCAGCGCGGCTACGACGGCAACGAACGCTCGAACGTGCTCGCCACCAATGTGTTCGAGCGCGTGGGCAACCGATGGTTCATGGTGATGCATCATGGGTCGCCGGTGCTCGCGCCGCCCGACGACGAGCCGCCGCTCCAGTAATTCGCAAGCTGCCGCAACTGTGCGGGGAGAAAATTGGACGATGCTCAAGCGCGTTGACAGAATTCAGATTGCGGTCGCCGACATCAATGCGGCCGAGCGGGTGGTCGCAGAAGTCTTTGGCGCGGAGCTAATTCGCCGCGACAAGGCGGCGCCGCTTGGCGCCAGGCGAACCACGATGCAAGCGGGGACGAGCCTCGTCGAAATTCTCGAACCCGACGGGGCAGGAGCGGTCCAGGATTTTGTCTCGAAGTGGCAGACCGGACTGTTCGGCGCGGGATTTTCGGTGGACGACCCCGCCGCCGCCGCGCATCACCTCGCCAAGTGCGGCGTCGGCTTCGAGCAATCCGCGGGACAACTCTATCTCGACGCCGCCGCGACGTTTGGGATGCGCACCGTAATTTCGCAGCATCAGGAACGCGCGCCCGCCGGCGCGATAAAATGGGCCTACGAAGTCACCAACGTCGTTGGCGATTGGCAGGCGGCGTCGGCCCGCTATGCGCGCATCTTCGGCCTCGACGCGGCGAAGTTCAGCCCGATCGAGAGCAAGGATTTCGGCTACACGGGTACGCTGACGCTGTTCGATCCTCCCGCGCGTCTTGACCGCGTCGAGATCGCGCAGATCACCGACGCCACGCTTGCGATGGGCCGTTTTCACCAACGGCGCGGCGATTCGCTGTACATGTTTTTCGTCGAGACCGACGACGTCGGCGCGCTCGAACGGCGCCTGCAAGAGCGCGGCGCGCGTTTCGCGGCGCATCACCGCGACGAGGCGGAGCTGGCGGAATTGTTCATCCATCCTTCGGCATTTCTCGGCGTGCTGGTCGGGGTGAGCCGCACCGAGCATGCGTGGCTGTGGTCGGGCGATCCCGAGCGTGCGCGGCGCGCCGCGACGGCGCGGCAGGGGTGACCCCTGCACCCGGTATTAAGGCCGCCCGCCGTTGGCGGGCGCGGCCGCGATTGCGGGCTACTTTGCCTCGCGCATCGCGCGCACCAGAATCGCCGCCAGCTCCGGCCGGGTGAATTCGGGCGGCGGCGCATCGCCCGCCCGCAGCATCTCGCGAACCTTCGTTCCCGACAGTATCAAGCGGTCTTGATCGGTATGCGGGCAGGTCTTGAACGACGCCATCGAATTGCATCGCTTGCAGTAGAACGTGTTCTCGAAGGTCAGCGGCGTTATCCCCATTTCGGACGGCTCGAAGCGCTCGAAGATTTTCTGCGCGTCGTAGCTGCCGTAGTAATTGCCGACGCCGGCGTGATCGCGCCCGACGATGAAATGCGTGCATCCGTAGTTGCGCCGCGCGATCGCGTGCAGGATCGCCTCGCGCGGGCCGCCGTAGCGCATGTGCGCCGGGAACACGCCGATCATCGCGCGATTTTTCGGATAGTACAGGTCGAGCAGAACCTTGTAAGTCTCCATCCTGACCGCGGCGGGCACGTCGTCGCCTTTGGTTTCTCCAACCAGCGGATGGATCATCAGACCGTCGCAGATTTCGAGCGCCGCTTTCTGGATATACTCGTGCGCGCGATGAGTCGGGTTGCGGGTTTGGAAGGCGACGATTTTTTTCCATCCCCGCTCGCGAAACGCCGCCCGCGTCTGTCGCGGCTCGCGCGGAAATTCCAGGAAGGTGCGGCCCGGTATTTCCTCGATCAGTGTGAGCTTGCCCGCCAGGCAGTACGGCGGCATCGAGGTGACGTTCTTGGCCCCCGGATGCGCGTCCTCGGCGGTGCCGAAAACATTTTGCGCTTCGTTTTTGCGATCGACTTGGTAAATTTCCGCAAGCTTCAGAATCGCCAGCCGCCGGCCGTCTTCGGCCGCCAGCGCGATATCCTGTCCGGCTTTCAGTGATTTCGCTTTCGCTTCATCGACGCCGAGTGTGATTGGAATGGACCACGGCACTCCCGACGCAAGCCGCATCTCGTCGCGCGAGCGAATATAGTCCGCCTCGCCCATGAAACCGGTCAGCGGAGAGAAGGCGCCTGACGCGAGCATCTCGAGATCGGCCAGGTCGCGCGCGTTGAGCGCAACGGCGGCGAGTTTCGCGCCGTGCGCCGCCAGCGCGGCGCGCTCGGAGGCCGGCGCTTTCAGATCGACCAGCTCGCCGCCGCCATGAGCCGCGATTGCGTCCTCGCGCACGCTCATCGCCGTGCTCCCTTGCTGACGTAGTTCAGCTCCTCGAGCCGCCCGAGCAACTTGCCCAGGCTCTGCGCGACGGTTTCCGTGCCGGTATCGACAATCAGTTCGGGCTTCAGCGGCTCTTCGTAGGGGTCCGAGACGCCGGTGAAAGATTTGATCTCGCCGGCCAGCGCCTTTTTGTAGAGCCCTTTGACGTCGCGCTCGACGAGTTTTTCGATCGTGCAGCGGACATAGACTTCGACGAAGCGCTCATGATTGCGGCGCACCTCGTCGCGAATCTCGCGGTAGGGCGAAATCGCCGCTGAAATGGCGATCACCCCGTTGCGCGCCAGCAGATGGCAGACATAGCCGATGCGCCGGATGTTGATGTCGCGATCCTCTTTGGAAAAGCCAAGTCCCTTGGAAAGATTGGTGCGGACTTCGTCACCGTCGAGGATTTCTACGCGATGCGCGCGCCGGCGCAATTCTTCGGCGGCCAGATTGGCAAGCGTGGACTTTCCCGCCCCGGACAGGCCTGTAAACCACAAGGTAAAACCTTGATCCATCGGCAAAAACTGATGCTCCCTTAAGAATTAGATTACTTGGTGAACGTTGAAAGTTACTTAATCTTATCGAGAGAAACAAGGCTGCCGCTGGTACTGGAGTTGGGCGCCGGCTGCCCGGTTCAGGCGCGCGCAGCCGGCAGGTTCAGGTGAATCGCCAGCGCGGCTGGCGAGCCGAAGATTTCTGTGGCGCCTGCCGCGAGCAACCGATCGCGCGCGACCTCGGTGGCCGCGATTCCATAAAATCGCACGCCACAACTTTGCGCGGCCAGCAGGTCGGCTTCGCTGTCGCCAACAAACGCGGCCTGCGATCGATCGGCGGAAAACAATTCGAGTGCGCGAATCAGCATGTCGGGCGCCGGCTTGAGTCCGAGCATCGTGTCGCGTCCGACGATTGCGTCGATCGATGCGCCGGCGTTCCTGTCGAACCAGCGCTTGACCGTTCTCGACGAGTTGGAGGTCACGATCGCGACGGCGGCGCCGGTTTCTTTCAGGGCCGCGAGCGCTTCGATCGCGCCTTCGAGCGGTTGCGCGCGATCGACTCCCGCCAGCTCGATTTTCTCGATTATCTCCGAAGCGCGGCGCAGCCCTTCCGTGACCCGGGGTTGGTTGATCTGCGCGAGCATGAGCGTGCGGTAGGCGCCGTAGAGCGGGAGATTGCCGCGCGGGATTCGCGCGAACAGTTGGTCAGGCGCACCGATGGAGCGCAGGTAGGGTTCGAGGATTAGCCGGCCGCCGGCCCAATCGACCTCGGGCTCGAGCCGCGCGATGGTGTTGTCGAAATCGAACATCCAGAGCTTGTACATCACGGATGAAGGCGAACCCTGGATTGATAACCGTCGAATTCAATGATCGCCGGCGATGGATTTTCCGCGTATCCGGCAAGCAGCTTGAACGCCTCCGCTGTCGCGAGCATCGCGATAAAATCCGCGACTTCCGAGCGGCTAGCCACTGCCGGGTGCATCGGCGCATCGACGGTTGTCGGGCTGGGCGACCCGCCGGGGACGACGGTGATTTTTCCCGGCGCGTCCAGGCGCGCGACTACCCACGCCCGCACCTCGCGACAGCTCACGATTTCATATGCAACTTTTCGCGCCGCTTCGCTTCCAACGATCAAGAGCGCCAAATCGACGCGGCCTTCCGGCTCATCCGCGACAGTGACGGATACGCCGGCGTTCAGTTCGCGCGCGGCGGCGATTTTCCCGGCGAATCCACCGTGGTCGCCGGCCACTTTAACCCCGATCGCTCCGACCCCTGCGCCAACCAGATAGGCGAGCGGCGCTTCGATATCGCGCGCATCGCCCGCCAGCAGCATCTGTGCGGCAATCAAGCGTTCCTGGCCACGGCCGCCGACGCGCGGCACGATTATCTGGCGGCTGTAGCGTTCGATTTGCGCGTCAGTCAGCGTCATCGCGATTCCGTCAATTGCCCGGCGCCTGCGACTGGCGCCGCCTGCGCGCATCGCGACCATCCGGCTTCCACGCGCCGCAGCCGCAGCCGGGGCGCGGGCTAACCGCCGCAATCCGCACCCGGGCCGGGCCGGACGCGTCGTAGGTGAGGATTTTTCCCGAGAGCAAGGGCGTTTGCGCACGCGCGGCGCGCATCGCCTCCGCCGCCTGCATCTGGCCGATCGCGCCGGCGACGGGACCGACGATCCCCGCCTCGCGACAACTCCGGCCTTCGTCGTCATCGGGCGGAGTCTCGAACACGCATCGGATGCACGCCGTCTGGCCCGGAATTACCGTCATCGCCTGCCCGGTCATCCCGACTACACCGCCATAAACGAACGGCGTCCGCGCGGCGATACAGGTGTCGTTGATCAAGAATTTCGCCGCCGGACTGTCAGTCGCGTCGATTACAAAGTCGTGTGCGGCGACCAGGCGCGCCGCGTTGGACGCTTCGAGCGCAATCGGATGGCGTTCGACGCTGACCTCGGGAAACCGCTCGACCAGCCACCGCGCCGCCGCATCAACCTTCGGCGTGCCGGTATCCCGGCTTCGATAGATCACCTGGCGAGCGAGATTCGACAGTTCTACCGGGTCGGGATCGATCAGCGTCAGCCGCGGTGCGCCGGCGCGCGCCAGCGCCCACAACGCGGGAACGCCGAGTCCCCCCAAGCCGACGATCAGTATTCGTTGTGTTGCCACTTCGTCGTGCTTCTCCCGCCCGTCGAGAGCCGCAACGCCATCAGTGCTTGTGGGAGCTGGTGATAAATCCTGCGACGACGATAAGCCTGCAACCGCTAACAGTTGGCTGACGGTAATATGCAAGCGCGGGCGTTGTCAATCGATGGACCAATCGGTCAGGCGCGTGTCAATTAGCTTGCCAATTGGCTTGCCACTCGCCTCTTATTTGTCTATGGTGCCGCAACGTGCGCGGGGGCCTTATGGCGGGGGAACGAAATTCGCACGGCCGGACTGCGGATTTTGCGGATCAAATACATTAGGAGATCGACTATGACTTATCGATGGGCGGGGCTGGCTATTGGTCTGTTACTCTTGGTCGCAGGTCTGTCTCTGGGCACGGCGGGATGCGACCCGTGCCCTTCTTGTTCCGGTCACGCCCAACCCCCCGGTCCGCCGCCTTCCAGCGCGACCGGCCAGGGTCTTATCGCGATCGACACGGCGCACAATGTCGGCTATGTGCCGATCTACACGCTGACAAGCGGCGGCGGAGCGGCGATTAATCCTGATGCTTCATCCGAGCCTGCTACGTCGGTTCCGGGTAGCTCGCAGTTGGCGGTCGTTGACCTGACGATCGGCGCGGCTAATCCGATCATCAAGCTTATCGAACTGTCAAGCGTGGTTGAGCCGACCGGCGGTGCGTTCAATGAAAAGAACGGTCGCGTGTACGCCGAAGGACGCCTCGGCGACGGCACGGTGAGCATCTTTGAAATCGACACGACGACCCAGGCGGTCATCAACACAATTCCCTGTCCAGGGATCACCAACGGCGGCACTTGGGGCGGAATCGTTGCCGATCCCGTGCGTAACCTACTGGTGGTGGCCGGAACCTCAACGATCGGCCTGATGGATACCTCGGTGGAACCGCCGGTCTTCAATGCCGCATCGGTGGTCTCCGTCGCCGGCACCGATTCGCTCTCGCTCAACACAACGACCGGCATTCTCTTCGTCTCAACGGACGGAACCAATCAGATCATAAATATCGCTAACCTCCCGCTGGTCGTGCTCGCCTTCGAACGCACCGAGGCTACAACGGACGGAGTCGGATTCGATCCCGCGACTAACATCCTGCTGCAAACCGATGAGGTCGGCGCCGACCACGGCACCGCCTTCAACTTCGAAACGCTCGATACGACCGTGACGCCGGCTACCGCGCTGAATATTGGATTCGACGGACTTGGATTTCTCGAACCAATTGGCGAAGGGCCGGGCGGGCAGGCGGTCGTCGATGGGGTCACGCATCAGGGGGTCATCAGCGACGAGTTCGGTCAGAATCTGAAGATGATTCATCTGCCGGCGGCGAAGGTGACAGGCGCACTCGACAACAATGGCCAGCCTGGAAGCCCCACCAATCCGGACGCGGCGTCGGTGTTTACGATTTGCGCGACCGTGATTCCGAAGGGAGATGTGAGCAGCACGCCGACCCAGCTCGGTATCGTCGGCGATCCCAACTCGTTGTCCATCGATGTGAAAAATAATCTGGCCTACATGCTTGCCGATACGCTCCCGTACTTTCACTCCTGGGCGAACGATCATGATCCGGCGCCGCCGCTGTTCCTGGTTCGCGTCGATCTGTCAGCGCCCGTGCTCGGTGGAAGTCCGACTGGCGGCACGCAATGGAACCCGACCAGCGCAGCCATCCCGATGCCGTGATGGCTATCGATCGCTGACATCGCGCTGCGCGCGCGCTATCCGATCAGCAGTTCGGCGATCTGAACGCCGTTGAGCGCCGCGCCCTTGCGCAACTGGTCGCCCACCACCGGGAAGTTCAGCGCGTTGGGGCAGTTCAGGTCTTTGCGGATTCGCCCGACGAAGCAATTGGTCGGGCGCCTGCCGATTCGTTTGCCACTCGCCTCGCATTTGTCTATGTTGCCGCAACAGCAGGGGGCCTTGCGGCGGGGGAACGGATTTCGCACGGCCCGACTGCGGATTTCGCAGACGAAATGCATAGGAGATCGCCTATGGCTCCTCGGTG is from Candidatus Binatus sp. and encodes:
- a CDS encoding HesA/MoeB/ThiF family protein; amino-acid sequence: MHITVSQLLAVAGLSSSQDLSPAPTSTDGVAALDGREKHDEVATQRILIVGLGGLGVPALWALARAGAPRLTLIDPDPVELSNLARQVIYRSRDTGTPKVDAAARWLVERFPEVSVERHPIALEASNAARLVAAHDFVIDATDSPAAKFLINDTCIAARTPFVYGGVVGMTGQAMTVIPGQTACIRCVFETPPDDDEGRSCREAGIVGPVAGAIGQMQAAEAMRAARAQTPLLSGKILTYDASGPARVRIAAVSPRPGCGCGAWKPDGRDARRRRQSQAPGN